A single window of Microbispora hainanensis DNA harbors:
- a CDS encoding cytochrome P450, with translation MRPDDVDLANLDNFLDGETPWRMFDVLRAEAPIHWQDEGEHGSGFWSLTRHEDIVRADRDAETFTSTKFVNLEEVDDRQADIRRSILETDGPRHLSLRRLLQRDFTPRAVAGYEVFLRGLTAKTLDAALAKGTFDFVKEVSADFPINVLARMLDVPEGDTQQLIDWGNRIIGNTDPDYADVLLHSEESEKYRDLPFRSPASLEVFEYGRELARQRRGGDGTDLVSRLVNQTPSDGEPLTARDFDNYFLLLVVAGNETTRHAITHTMKALIENPAQLAKLRDNPGLMPAAVEEFLRWASPVYHFRRTATKDVEIHGQKIAAGDKVVMWFASGNRDERVFADPYAFDVTRENNDHITFGKGSPHFCLGNSLARLEIRIMFEELLPRLADIRLAGDVRRVRSNFVNGIKELPVTVTLA, from the coding sequence ATGCGCCCGGACGACGTCGACCTGGCGAACCTTGACAACTTCCTCGACGGTGAGACGCCCTGGCGCATGTTCGATGTGCTGCGTGCCGAGGCGCCGATCCACTGGCAGGACGAGGGCGAGCACGGGAGCGGCTTCTGGTCCCTGACCCGGCACGAGGACATCGTGCGGGCCGACCGCGACGCCGAGACGTTCACCTCCACCAAGTTCGTGAACCTGGAGGAGGTGGACGACCGGCAGGCCGACATCCGCCGCTCCATCCTGGAGACCGACGGCCCCCGGCACCTGTCCCTGCGCCGCCTGCTCCAGCGCGACTTCACCCCCCGGGCCGTGGCCGGATACGAGGTGTTCCTGCGCGGGCTGACCGCCAAGACGCTGGACGCCGCCCTGGCCAAGGGCACGTTCGACTTCGTGAAGGAGGTCTCCGCCGACTTCCCGATCAACGTGCTGGCCCGGATGCTCGACGTGCCCGAGGGGGACACCCAGCAGCTCATCGACTGGGGCAACCGGATCATCGGCAACACCGACCCCGACTACGCCGACGTCCTGCTGCACAGCGAGGAGAGCGAGAAGTATCGCGACCTGCCGTTCCGCAGCCCGGCGTCCCTGGAGGTCTTCGAGTACGGCCGCGAGCTGGCCCGGCAGCGCCGCGGCGGCGACGGCACCGACCTGGTCAGCCGGCTGGTCAACCAGACCCCCTCGGACGGCGAGCCGCTGACCGCCCGCGACTTCGACAACTACTTCCTGCTGCTCGTCGTGGCCGGCAACGAGACCACGCGCCACGCCATCACGCACACCATGAAGGCCCTCATCGAGAACCCCGCGCAGCTCGCCAAGCTGCGCGACAACCCCGGCCTCATGCCGGCGGCGGTCGAGGAGTTCCTGCGCTGGGCCTCCCCGGTCTACCACTTCCGCCGTACGGCGACGAAGGACGTGGAGATCCACGGCCAGAAGATCGCGGCGGGGGACAAGGTCGTCATGTGGTTCGCCTCGGGCAACCGCGACGAGCGGGTCTTCGCCGACCCCTATGCGTTCGACGTGACGCGCGAGAACAACGACCACATCACCTTCGGCAAGGGCAGCCCGCACTTCTGCCTGGGCAACTCCCTCGCCCGGCTGGAGATCCGGATCATGTTCGAGGAGCTGCTGCCGCGCCTGGCCGACATCAGGCTCGCGGGCGACGTTCGCCGTGTCCGGTCCAACTTCGTCAACGGCATCAAGGAACTCCCGGTCACGGTCACCCTGGCCTGA
- a CDS encoding response regulator transcription factor — MAGVSAVRVLVVDDDPLVRAGLTLMLKGADELVVVGGVADGAEVAAAVDAYAPDVVLMDIRMPGLNGIDATRLLRRRSDPPHVIMLTTFDADEHVFGALRAGASGFLLKDTPPEGIVDAVLRVAAGEPILSPGVTRRLIAHLAPEAEDRRRDDARRLLSRLSDREREVAAAVGRGASNADIAAELHMSVGTVKSYISRILTKTGLDNRVQLALIAHDNPL, encoded by the coding sequence ATGGCCGGTGTGAGCGCCGTACGCGTGCTGGTCGTGGACGACGACCCGCTCGTCAGGGCGGGTCTGACACTGATGCTGAAGGGCGCCGACGAGCTCGTCGTGGTGGGCGGAGTGGCCGACGGCGCCGAGGTCGCGGCCGCGGTCGACGCGTACGCGCCCGACGTGGTGCTCATGGACATCCGCATGCCGGGCCTGAACGGGATCGACGCCACCCGGCTGCTGCGGCGGCGGTCCGACCCGCCCCACGTCATCATGCTGACCACGTTCGACGCCGACGAGCACGTCTTCGGCGCGCTGCGCGCCGGGGCCAGCGGGTTCCTGCTCAAGGACACCCCGCCGGAGGGCATCGTGGACGCGGTGCTCCGCGTCGCGGCGGGGGAGCCGATCCTGTCGCCCGGCGTGACCCGGCGCCTGATCGCCCACCTGGCGCCCGAGGCGGAGGACCGCCGCCGCGACGACGCGCGCAGGCTGCTGTCCCGGCTCAGCGACCGCGAGCGTGAGGTCGCCGCCGCGGTCGGCCGGGGCGCGTCGAACGCGGACATCGCGGCCGAGCTTCACATGAGCGTCGGCACGGTCAAGAGCTACATCTCCCGCATCCTCACGAAGACCGGCCTGGACAACCGCGTCCAGCTCGCCCTCATCGCCCACGACAACCCCCTCTAG
- a CDS encoding sensor histidine kinase — MTADVRPGPATTRRDRAIRVGGVACALAAAAVVVHGDLGAASGWWLAVDVAGGAVACGALWLARRWPATMALVAVALAVPAASASVAAGIATLMTALYRRSAVAIAVGAAWVAATLARFWLRPPGLAPYPVWALVAVLFGVALTGWGMLARARRQLVLSLEERVRRAEEEQRRRVEQARHAERLAIAREMHDVLAHRLSLLALHAGALQFNARADPEEVVEAAAVVRSSAHQALQELRQVISVLREAPVLAELDLHALVEEVRQAGMEVEMRDGGVRLPGLPGQTARAAYRIVQEGLTNARKHAPGRPVTVRLDGGPEQGLAIEVRNPVVHAPRGEGAGLAGMRERAELAGGRVEQAGMDNGEFRLAVWLPWPV, encoded by the coding sequence GTGACGGCAGACGTACGGCCGGGTCCGGCCACGACGCGGCGGGACCGGGCCATCCGGGTGGGGGGCGTCGCCTGCGCGCTGGCCGCGGCGGCGGTCGTCGTGCACGGCGACCTCGGCGCCGCCTCCGGCTGGTGGCTCGCCGTGGACGTGGCAGGCGGTGCGGTGGCGTGCGGGGCGTTGTGGCTGGCGCGCCGGTGGCCGGCCACCATGGCGCTCGTGGCCGTGGCACTGGCCGTGCCCGCGGCCTCGGCGTCGGTCGCGGCCGGCATCGCCACGCTCATGACCGCTCTGTATCGCCGCTCGGCCGTCGCGATCGCGGTGGGTGCGGCGTGGGTGGCCGCGACGCTGGCCCGGTTCTGGCTGCGGCCGCCCGGGCTGGCGCCCTACCCGGTGTGGGCGCTGGTCGCGGTGTTGTTCGGGGTGGCGCTGACCGGATGGGGGATGCTGGCGCGTGCCCGCCGTCAACTGGTGCTGTCGCTGGAGGAGCGGGTCCGCAGGGCCGAGGAGGAGCAGCGGCGACGCGTCGAGCAGGCCCGCCACGCCGAACGCCTGGCCATCGCCCGCGAGATGCACGACGTGCTGGCGCACCGGCTGTCGCTGCTGGCCCTGCACGCCGGGGCGCTGCAGTTCAACGCGCGGGCCGACCCCGAGGAGGTCGTCGAGGCGGCCGCGGTGGTGCGCTCCAGCGCACATCAGGCGTTGCAGGAGCTGCGCCAGGTCATCTCGGTGCTCCGCGAGGCGCCCGTCCTGGCCGAGCTGGACCTGCACGCACTGGTCGAGGAGGTACGGCAGGCGGGCATGGAGGTGGAGATGCGCGACGGCGGCGTACGCCTGCCCGGCCTGCCGGGCCAGACGGCGCGGGCGGCCTACCGGATCGTCCAGGAAGGGCTCACCAACGCCAGGAAGCACGCGCCGGGCAGGCCCGTCACCGTCCGCCTCGACGGCGGGCCGGAGCAGGGGCTCGCCATCGAGGTGCGCAACCCCGTGGTGCACGCTCCCCGGGGTGAGGGCGCCGGCCTGGCGGGGATGCGGGAGCGGGCCGAGCTGGCGGGCGGCCGGGTGGAGCAGGCCGGGATGGACAACGGCGAGTTCCGCCTGGCGGTCTGGCTACCATGGCCGGTGTGA